DNA from Lagenorhynchus albirostris chromosome 3, mLagAlb1.1, whole genome shotgun sequence:
GACTCCGCCCCCATCTCCACTAGATGCCAGGGCTCCTCTCACATCCCTGACCCCGCCCTCCAGCCCTCCCCTTACTCTCAGGTCTATCCTCATCCTTCCCCACAAGACTTGCCTGTGTCGGAAATTTGATCCTGCCTCTAACCCGCCCCTTACCCGACAGGGCCCACCCCTTACCCGACAGGCCCCGCCCCCTGGACCCCGTCCCTCTGCGCTGCTTCTGAGGCCCTGCCAAGCACTCCTGACCCCTTCTGGGTGCCCTTACCCacgcctgggccccaccccctcccttacCCCAGTGCGGATACTTCCCCAACCCCCGCGGCCTCTGCCCTAAGCCCTTGTCTGCGAGCTGACCCCGGCCCTGACCTCAACCCACCAGCAGACCCAGCGCGAGCAGGTGCTGCTGCAGTCCAACGACAGGCTCCAGGACAGCATGCACTCCAAAGAGGAGGATCTGCGGCGGCGCTGGAACATGTACCAGATGGAGGTGCTCTTCGGCAAGGTCAAGGACGCCACCGGCGTGGCAGAAACGCACGTGAGTGCTGCCCTCGGCCCTCCCAGCTCCCAGACGCCCGAGCTGAGCCTGGGAAGCCAACACACCCAGCCTCCCCTTTTTGCCGGGTCAATTCTTCAGCACACAAAAGACACCCCTTCTTCCTCCAGCTACTGCCTCATTAATCCGCTACCTCTCTCAGCAAAACCCACACGAGTTATCTACACTGGCCATCATCCTCTAATGTTCCGGCTTACACTGGTGCTGACGTCTTTGACATATCAGCTCTAGGAGAACTATGAGTGTTTTCTCTCTGCTGTGCCTCCAGCACCTGTAGCAGGGTCTGGGCGCAGTAAAATGCCCAGTGCCAGCCTCAGCCCCAGAGAAGCTGGGGCCCACGCGAGGCAGCGTCTTCCTTGAAATTTCCTAAGACTTTATTTATGCCCCCAGCTGGCGAACACTAATTCCCCTGGATCCCTGTTGGGTTTCTCCACTTACGGCGCTCTCCAACCCACTACTCCTATGGGGTAGCCTCCAAGGAGTTCCAGGACTTGGACATATGGGGTCATCTGGAGCACTGTGGCCAGGCGCCTTTCCCAGCCATATTTCCTCATGGAAGTGGGCAAGATTCACTGCCAGAACGTTGCTGGCATGTTGAGTTTGGAAAGCAGCTGTGCTCACTGCTATCACTGCCCCGCAAGCCGATTGTGGCTGATTCAATTTCCCTATATAGACAAGGAAGGGCCCGCAAAAATCATTTCTTCGGGGCTGCACACCCTCGAGGCAGCCCTGGGTCGGACTCACAGAGTGTCTAAACACCATTATGCAGAAGCCATCAGCTCAGCCACTTGTCCTGCGTGCCCCGGGGGAAAGAAGCGGGGGAAAGAAGGAGGAGTGcacccctgcctgccccagccctggctctgACTCGGGCTGGGCGGCCCCCAGGCGGTGGTGCAGCGGTTCCTGGCACAGGGCGACACCTTCACGCAGTTGGAGACGCTCAAAAGCCAGAACGAGCAGACGCTGATGAGGCTGAATCAAGAGAAGCAGCGGCTGCAGCGGGAGCTCGAAGACCTCAAGTACTCAGGGGAGACCACGCTCGTGAGGTGAGGTCCCGGGTGCCCGAGGGCGAGAGTGGGGCCTGCGGGGTCGGTGGAGCTCCAGTGGTGGCCTCCCTGCTCCCCGCAGCGAGCAGAAGCTGCAAGTCGAGTTGCAGGGGCGCATCAAGGCGGAGGAGCAGCGGCGCGCTGACACACAGGATCAGCTGCAGCTCGCCATGTGGGCAATGCAAATGACCAAAGAGGGCCTGGAACACCTGGCTGGCAAACTGAACCACATCCTAGTGGCAGGCCCCGCCCACGAGGAATCCCCGCAAGACGTGAGAGGCGGTGCCGGCGCGCAGGTGTGGGGTTCTGCCCCGTAGCCGACTCGAGAGATCCCACCGCAGGCCCTGTCCAGGACATGAGAGGCCTAGACACAGGGGAAACCTCaacccacttctgagtctccacCCCACGTCTCAGGGGGCACCCCCTTACTCCTCAAGAGGCCCAGGACTTTAGAGACCCTGTCCCATTTCAACCGCCCCCATGGGAAAGTCCCACTtagcccccccacacacacacacacccaaaactTCAGAGACCCCGCTCCAATCCTGGAGCGACCACAGATGAGAGAAGCCCCACCCTGCCCGCAGCAGAATCCCATTTCTTAAGGTCATCCGGCAATGGCCTCTCTCCAGTTAGTATCCCTGCCCTCCCACTAAAAgactccccctgcccccatcccttgGCTTGGGTGTCTGGAATTCAGAGGCAATTGCCCTATACGCGTGGCCCTTGACCACAGAATCCCCACCCCACAGAGGATAGCACCACTCGGGTTGGTGGCCCCTAACTTCAAAGGCCTGGTCCCTGAGGAAAAGCCCCGCCCCTGGGTGGAACCTGCCCCAGAGACCCCGCCCCCTTCCAACTCACCTGGTTCCGCCCCCGGCCGCAGGAGGCCGGCCACTTCGCCAGAAAGGAGCTGGATCCCAAGGCAGGTGACTATCTGCCCAACCTACTGGGCCTCGTGGAGGAAAAACTGTTGAAGCTACAGGCGCAACTCCAGAACCAAAACGTGCCAGAGTTGCTGCGCCACATCGCCGACCGCGAGGTACCCCTTCAGCCGGGCGGTGGGGCTGAGGGTGCCGGGGCTGGGGCGGAATACCAGGAGGTCGGGGCATCCCCCAGGAGACCTGAGAGGAGGCCCATGGGCCGGGAATGGGCCTTAGGGACAAGGCGTGAGGTTTAAGGAACTAGGGATGCACCACGAGAGTGTCCAGAGGGCCCTGGCGGGCCAGAGGTCAAGGCTGGGGGGATCAAGGGTGGGGCCTCGAGAGGACCAGAGGTGGGACCTAGAGACCACGGGCgggcctgggagggggagggggaggggtatcAGGATGCACGCTGAGAACAAATGACGCGGCAGCGACCAAAGAAAACTTTACAGCAGTGGGCAGAGGTGCTGAATGGAATCAGGTTATGTCTCAgagtgggctggggaggagggggaacgGACTTCGCTGCAGCCTCTGCCCACTCACACTCTTCTTTcccgctcccccctcccccagttctACTCCACCCTAGAGGGAAAGCTGCCGATGTACAACACCCGCATCGCCCTGCCTGTTGCCGGTCTCAAGGACAGGTTCTTCGGTCAGTACGGGCAAGGaaagggggcggggccgggggcccaAGCAGAGCATCGGGAGGTGGTCAGGGGCCAGACCTAGGGCcaaggtggtggtgggatggtaAAGGCTGGGAAGGAACATCTGAGCCGGGAATGGGAACTTGATCCCCTCATCGCCCTTTGCAGACGAAGAGGAGAGTGAGGACGAAGACAACAACGTGGTGACCCGCGCGGAGCTCAAGATGCGTTCCCAGAAATTAATCGAATCCCGCAGCAAGAGGCGCGGTCGTTCGCGGAGGTCCTAGACTCGCCCTCGCGCCCATCTGGCGTTTGCGGGCCCCTGCGG
Protein-coding regions in this window:
- the ODAD3 gene encoding outer dynein arm-docking complex subunit 3 isoform X3 codes for the protein MTPEGDRKAFYETSQWNIKKNQETINQLHEETRALQLQLTDLLQGDEKVIQAVIREWKSEKPYLKNRTGQQALEHLDHRLSEKVKQLNALRYQLGLRQKWLEELQLQHSLRELEMAEAKDSNTEVAKTMRNLENRLEKAQMKVEEAEHITNVYLQLKAYLQEESLRLENRLDFMEAEVLRTKQELEELNLVNQEALNARDIAKNQLQHLEETVFRERKKRERYLTECKKRAEERKLQNERMERKQTQREQVLLQSNDRLQDSMHSKEEDLRRRWNMYQMEVLFGKVKDATGVAETHAVVQRFLAQGDTFTQLETLKSQNEQTLMRLNQEKQRLQRELEDLKYSGETTLVSEQKLQVELQGRIKAEEQRRADTQDQLQLAMWAMQMTKEGLEHLAGKLNHILVAGPAHEESPQDVRGGAGAQEAGHFARKELDPKAGDYLPNLLGLVEEKLLKLQAQLQNQNVPELLRHIADREFYSTLEGKLPMYNTRIALPVAGLKDRFFDEEESEDEDNNVVTRAELKMRSQKLIESRSKRRGRSRRS